One region of Benincasa hispida cultivar B227 unplaced genomic scaffold, ASM972705v1 Contig513, whole genome shotgun sequence genomic DNA includes:
- the LOC120069606 gene encoding agamous-like MADS-box protein MADS3 isoform X1, with protein MGRGRVELKRIENKINRQVTFSKRRNGLLKKAYELSVLCDAEVALIIFSTRGKLYEFGSAGTSKTLERYQRCCFSPQHNYAERETQNWFQEISKLKAKYESLCRTHRHLLGEDLGPLSVKELQNLEKQLEAALAQARQRKTQIMIEQMEDLRRKERQLGELNRELKLKLEAEGQNLTGIQSFWSSGSGSAGHANNFQLHHPLQSNPIECQHQPLLQIGYQNYLSEEGPSVEKSMTCETNFIQGWVI; from the exons ATGGGAAGAGGAAGAGTGGAACTCAAGAGAATAGAGAACAAAATAAACCGTCAAGTTACATTCTCCAAACGCCGAAACGGACTCCTTAAGAAAGCTTATGAACTCTCTGTTCTTTGCGATGCAGAAGTTGCTTTGATCATCTTCTCCACCCGCGGCAAGCTCTACGAATTCGGCAGCGCAGG TACTTCTAAAACATTGGAGCGTTACCAACGTTGTTGCTTCTCTCCTCAACACAACTATGCTGAACGAGAAACCCAG AACTGGTTCCAGGAGATCTCAAAACTGAAAGCAAAATATGAATCTCTTTGTCGCACTCATAG GCATTTGCTTGGGGAAGATCTTGGACCATTGAGTGTAAAGGAGCTCCAAAATCTTGAGAAGCAACTTGAAGCAGCCCTTGCTCAAGCTAGACAAAGGAAG ACACAGATTATGATTGAACAGATGGAAGACCTGCGCAGAAAG GAGCGTCAACTTGGGGAGCTCAACAGGGAGCTTAAGCTAAAG CTTGAAGCAGAGGGACAAAATCTTACAGGCATCCAAAGTTTTTGGAGCTCTGGGTCTGGCTCTGCTGGGCATGCCAACAACTTTCAATTGCATCATCCTTTACAATCTAACCCTATCGAATGCCAACACCAACCTCTCTTACAAATCGG GTACCAGAATTATTTATCAGAAGAGGGGCCATCTGTCGAAAAGAGCATGACATGTGAGACGAACTTCATACAAGGATGGgttatttga
- the LOC120069606 gene encoding agamous-like MADS-box protein MADS3 isoform X2, with translation MGRGRVELKRIENKINRQVTFSKRRNGLLKKAYELSVLCDAEVALIIFSTRGKLYEFGSAGTSKTLERYQRCCFSPQHNYAERETQNWFQEISKLKAKYESLCRTHRHLLGEDLGPLSVKELQNLEKQLEAALAQARQRKTQIMIEQMEDLRRKERQLGELNRELKLKASKVFGALGLALLGMPTTFNCIILYNLTLSNANTNLSYKSGTRIIYQKRGHLSKRA, from the exons ATGGGAAGAGGAAGAGTGGAACTCAAGAGAATAGAGAACAAAATAAACCGTCAAGTTACATTCTCCAAACGCCGAAACGGACTCCTTAAGAAAGCTTATGAACTCTCTGTTCTTTGCGATGCAGAAGTTGCTTTGATCATCTTCTCCACCCGCGGCAAGCTCTACGAATTCGGCAGCGCAGG TACTTCTAAAACATTGGAGCGTTACCAACGTTGTTGCTTCTCTCCTCAACACAACTATGCTGAACGAGAAACCCAG AACTGGTTCCAGGAGATCTCAAAACTGAAAGCAAAATATGAATCTCTTTGTCGCACTCATAG GCATTTGCTTGGGGAAGATCTTGGACCATTGAGTGTAAAGGAGCTCCAAAATCTTGAGAAGCAACTTGAAGCAGCCCTTGCTCAAGCTAGACAAAGGAAG ACACAGATTATGATTGAACAGATGGAAGACCTGCGCAGAAAG GAGCGTCAACTTGGGGAGCTCAACAGGGAGCTTAAGCTAAAG GCATCCAAAGTTTTTGGAGCTCTGGGTCTGGCTCTGCTGGGCATGCCAACAACTTTCAATTGCATCATCCTTTACAATCTAACCCTATCGAATGCCAACACCAACCTCTCTTACAAATCGG GTACCAGAATTATTTATCAGAAGAGGGGCCATCTGTCGAAAAGAGCATGA